In Lysinibacillus sp. 2017, the DNA window AAGGGATTGCTAGCGCTTTTTAAGAAGGCTTTGCAATATTCCTATTTGCAATCGTCTTCATCATGTTGTACTGCCTGCAAAAAGCGGGATAAAAGGAGTAGAATGTCATGATTTCAACTAACAACAGAGCGTTACTAGACATGCCCATTGAAGATTTTATTGTTTCATCTGAAAAGGTAGCCCATGTACAAACTGGAAATAGTGCAGAACATGCATTGCTTGTCTTAACCAAAACAGGTTACTCATCGATTCCAGTATTGGATATGAAGTACCGATTACAAGGCTTATTAAGTACAAAAATGATCACAGAATCCATTTTAGGTTTAGAAAGAATTGAATATGATAAACTATCAACCATTAAAGTGGATGAGGTAATGAGTCCTGAAGTGGCGTATTTAAAAATTACCGACACCTTCCAACGAGCACTGGATTTGGTCATTAATCATGCTTTTTTATGTGTAGTGGACGAAGAAGGTACATTCGTGGGAATTATGACGCGGAGAATTATTTTAAAACAATTAAAGAAATATATTTATCAACATAATGCGTAACTAAAAAGAATCGGCAAAGTCCAATTAGGATTTTGTCGATTTTTTATCTCACACTTAGCAAGAGGAGGCT includes these proteins:
- the cbpB gene encoding cyclic-di-AMP-binding protein CbpB, whose translation is MISTNNRALLDMPIEDFIVSSEKVAHVQTGNSAEHALLVLTKTGYSSIPVLDMKYRLQGLLSTKMITESILGLERIEYDKLSTIKVDEVMSPEVAYLKITDTFQRALDLVINHAFLCVVDEEGTFVGIMTRRIILKQLKKYIYQHNA